In one window of Hyla sarda isolate aHylSar1 chromosome 1, aHylSar1.hap1, whole genome shotgun sequence DNA:
- the LOC130359677 gene encoding uncharacterized protein LOC130359677, which produces MWQEVGECLIPNYETLSSSVKTKLDEKMQKKWRSVRDAFKRYCTKEEQASKSGSGASKLTVYKHANSLQFLRKCFKLRKTTSSLSSTLQTEQIEQTEGSTLQSETAPPVEGEPSSRMSVADRIQHQIMHASRRQRKDHDFRDSLMLEGFQKIEDSFESRLMSQDLRILRLEGEWSGEKENADRQFLLSLLPGMSTMTYSEKLYFQRKILNLMTEIDKKHCQTPTFHEPSPMQQYQPLDPQTRVPPSTPQRFIQYGQPQVVQKQFPNVRTYSHQYVQESTPVRGSEVQFQNL; this is translated from the exons ATGTGGCAGGAAGTGGGGGAATGTTTAATTCCGAACTATGAAACCTTGTCTTCCTCAGTCAAGACTAAATTAG ATGAGAAGATGCAAAAAAAATGGCGGTCAGTAAGAGATGCTTTTAAAAGATATTGTACTAAAGAGGAACAAGCGTCTAAAAGTGGTTCTGGTGCCTCCAAACTTACAGTGTACAAGCATGCCAATAGTCTACAATTTCTTCGAAAATGCTTCAAACTTCGAAA GACAACATCAAGTCTTTCTTCAACATTACAGACAGAACAGATAGAACAGACTGAGGGTTCCACACTACAATCAGAAACTGCTCCACCAGTAGAAGGAGAACCTTCATCTCGCATGTCTGTTGCAGATCGAATACAGCATCAAATTATGCATGCCAGTAGACGCCAACGAAAAGACCATGATTTTAGAGATAGCTTAATGTTAGAGGGATTTCAAAAAATAGAGGACAGCTTTGAGAGTAGATTAATGTCCCAAGATTTAAGGATTTTGCGTTTGGAGGGAGAGTGGAGTGGTGAGAAAGAAAATGCAGATCGTCAATTCCTTCTCTCACTACTCCCTGGTATGTCTACAATGACATActctgaaaaattatattttcagCGAAAAATTCTTAATTTAATGACAGAGATAGACAAAAAGCACTGCCAAACGCCCACATTTCATGAACCATCACCAATGCAACAATATCAACCACTAGATCCCCAGACACGTGTGCCTCCAAGTACACCACAGCGTTTCATTCAATATGGTCAACCTCAAGTTGTCCAAAAACAGTTTCCCAATGTTCGTACCTACTCTCATCAATATGTCCAGGAAAGCACACCTGTTCGGGGATCAGAGGTTCAATTCCAAAATTTGTAG